Within the Isachenkonia alkalipeptolytica genome, the region ATCAAAGGAGTGTTGAAGAATGGATATGAACTATGAAGTTGCAACGGATAAATCCTTCACGGAAGCCATCCAGTCCATAAAGGACAGTCTCGCCGATCATGATTTCGGGGTGCTCAGTGAATTGAATTTCCAGGATACCCTTCGATCCAAAGGAGTGGATTTTGATCAGGAATTCCACTTACTCGAAGTGTGCAACCCTGAAAAAGCGAAACAAGTACTGGATCAACATTTGGAAATGGCTTTTTTCCTGCCTTGCAAAGTGGGGGTTTATACAAAATCCGGTCAAACCTATATCGGGATGCCCCTGCCCATGAAGCTGATGGGCATGCTTGGCAATCCGGCCCTGCTGGAAATCGCCCAAGAAGTTGAGGACGTTTTGGTTGCCGCCATTCATGAAGCACAGTAATATTTAAGGCTCCCCCGGGAGCCTTTTTTTATTATCTCAAACCTTTTTTTATTATCTCAAACTATGGGGATAAAAGAAAGTCTTCCCCGGTGAAATCCTCGAAGTTTTCTAAATCGATGGAAAAATCTTTTTATATGTAGTAAAATGTTTTTATATGCGTTTTAAGACGCTTAAAGATCTTAAAGGAGGCAAACTATGAAAAATAATTTGGAGAAATACGCGGAACTGCTGGTGCGAACCGGCATCAACATCCAAGAGGACCAGATTTTAGTCATCAACAGCCCCATCGAATGTGCGGACTTCGCCAGACTGGCCAGTGTAAAGGCCTACGAATCCGGAGCCCGGGATGTGGTGATTCGATGGATTGACGAAAAGTCCACGAAAATTCGCTTTGATATGGCCAAGGACGAAGTATTCGATGAGTTCCCGGAATGGGTGAAGGTTATGCTGGAGGGATACGCCAAAAAAGGCGCGGCCTTTTTAAGTATTGCCGCCTCGGATCCGGAACTGATGAAGGACGTGGACCCGAAAAGAATGAGCCGCCAGCAAAAAGTGATGAGTCAAGGCCTGGAGTATTACCGTACCCGAATG harbors:
- a CDS encoding DUF302 domain-containing protein — protein: MDMNYEVATDKSFTEAIQSIKDSLADHDFGVLSELNFQDTLRSKGVDFDQEFHLLEVCNPEKAKQVLDQHLEMAFFLPCKVGVYTKSGQTYIGMPLPMKLMGMLGNPALLEIAQEVEDVLVAAIHEAQ